Proteins encoded together in one Styela clava chromosome 12, kaStyClav1.hap1.2, whole genome shotgun sequence window:
- the LOC120330054 gene encoding G patch domain-containing protein 1-like isoform X1, with translation MENNGLSSGYRICCKLAGLYELGSCSRQFRAMSSSDENEFPLVKYGTPLEEIEETDIPKKPIAVHEQVVTDEQGRRRFHGAFTGGFSAGYYNTVDTKEGWKPSTFKSSRSDRTKKQNYAPEDFMDDEDKSEYGIAPEKIVPQSIFSDTKKDQQSLKRKENFTNNATMLLGLNMLESLIVPVSNNIGVKLLQKMGWKPGQGIGPKVKRPKKTDFIPENITFAPEDTVPMSFIAKTNIFGLGYTGMDPKLALHDKKKKSSAISLRTKSGAKLSFAGQAFGVGAYEDEDQDIYAQDSMANYDMEMGEEKQDNSYGWTKPTKAIEGAKAYDSIMYIKKALEGFKKAEKLVKRKVYPPPLLPPDYNPHKRLELLQKSQKIRAVVSSNINFIQNLSNQDDKFNRLDPNQRGELLGEDGNQTEKSDQNKDPKSVFSLISSRDRERLERAKLGKQQVNEPDRSKRSALYEPFASNPAKQGRYKEYLSLLKDKKTDPYSKIEHDPNMTEWEREREKEEFTKASRFFQPLSATMSSRFTSESEELKYENEKEDSQKKAAKMKMFGLITRECVEWHPDPLLCKRFNVPNPYPNSDIVGIPGSNSDRTLEMFLHPDDFKRKKNSNLSQVKPIAYKDVSESQAKATGIISDTKNPPTFNKLSKSVSRWDKEAPAQGPKLNHENSSSNEFEKAHAPNEVPDSLKELSTELKKENEQQVERPSMELFKAIFENSDESSDEDSDSENDNLQTKNDKPNTATLLGQFQKPVVDNSVLNDSLGSRTEHTSPKISADVHRPAFHKFSSKSIREKKSPLHESANDSSVNETSMTLEIETTDSSFGPALPPVKIPKLWNSTDPEVLKPKKSKKSKHKKVKKHKKKRHK, from the exons ATGGAGAACAACggactctcgtccggttaccg AATTTGCTGCAAGCTAGCTGGATTGTATGAACTTGGCAGTTGCTCGAGGCAGTTTCGCGCCATGTCCAGCTCAGACGAGAATGAATTTCCGTTGGTGAAATATGGAACACCCCTGGAAGAAATCGAGGAAACTG ACATTCCAAAGAAACCAATTGCTGTTCATGAGCAAGTTGTTACTGATGAGCAAGGACGTCGTCGTTTCCATGGAGCTTTTACTGGAGGATTTTCAGCAGGATATTACAACACCGTCGATACTAAAGAAGGATGGAAGCCTAGCACATTCAAATCTTCCCGAAGTGATCgaacaaaaaagcaaaattatGCTCCGGAAGATTTCATGGATGATGAG GACAAATCAGAGTATGGTATCGCTCCAGAGAAGATTGTACCACAGAGTATCTTCTCAGATACAAAGAAAGATCAGCAATCACTCAAACGAAaggaaaattttacaaataatgCAACTATGCTCCTTGGCCTTAATATGCTAGAATCATTGATTGTCCCCGTTAG TAACAACATTGGTGTTAAACTCCTTCAAAAAATGGGTTGGAAACCAGGTCAGGGTATTGGACCAAAAGTGAAGAGACCAAAAAAG ACTGATTTTATACCGGAGAATATAACTTTTGCACCTGAAGATACTGTGCCGATGAGTTTTATTGCAAAAACTAATATATTTGGTTTGGGATATACAGGAATGGATCCAAAACTCGCCTTGcatgataaaaagaaaaaatcgTCCGCCATTTCATTGCGAACAAAATCTGGAGCAAAGCTATCATTTGCTGGTCAG GCATTTGGTGTAGGAGCTTATGAAGATGAAGATCAAGATATATATGCACAAGATAGTATGGCCAACTATGATATGGAAATGGGAGAAGAGAAACAAGACAATTCTTATGGATGGACCAAGCCAACTAAAGCAATTGAAG GTGCCAAAGCTTACGATTCAATCATGTACATAAAGAAAGCATTGGAAGGATTTAAAAAAGCTGAGAAACTTGTCAAAAGAAAAGTTTATCCACCTCCTTTACTTCCACCAGACTACAACCCTCATAAACGTTTAGAACTTTTACAAAAAAGTCAGAAAATTAGAGCAGTTGTATCttcaaatataaactttatTCAAAACTTATCGAATCAAGATGACAAATTTAATAGACTAGATCCAAACCAACGTGGAGAACTGCTTGGAGAAGATGGAAATCAAACGGAAAAATCTGACCAAAATAAGGACCCGAAATCAGTGTTTTCTCTTATTTCTTCGAGAGATCGGGAAAGACTGGAAAGGGCAAAATTGGGAAAGCAGCAGGTAAATGAGCCGGATAGATCAAAAAGATCGGCTTTGTACGAACCTTTTGCGTCCAATCCTGCGAAACAAGGAAGATATAAAGAATATTTATCACTTCTGAAAGATAAAAAAACTG ATCCCTATTCTAAAATCGAGCATGATCCGAACATGACAGAATGGGAACGAGAACGAGAAAAAGAAGAATTTACAAAGGCATCCAGATTTTTTCAACCTTTATCTGCAACAATGTCATCAAGATTCACATCTGAATCTGAagaattaaaatatgaaaatgag aaagaaGATTCTCAAAAGAAAGCtgcaaaaatgaaaatgttcGGATTAATAACTAGGGAATGTGTGGAATGGCACCCTGATCCACTTCTATGTAAAAGATTCAATGTACCGAATCCGTATCCCAA CTCTGACATTGTTGGTATACCTGGTTCAAATTCTGATCGTACGCTCGAGATGTTTCTGCATCCTGatgattttaaaagaaaaaagaatTCTAATTTATCTCAAGTGAAGCCTATCGCTTACAAAGATGTTTCTGAATCGCAAGCTAAGGCAACTGGTATTATTAGTGACACTAAAAATCCACCTACGTTTAATAAACTTTCGAAAAGTGTTTCAAGATGGGACAAAGAAGCTCCAGCACAAGGCCCGAAACTAAATCATGAAAATT CATCttcaaatgaatttgaaaaagcaCATGCACCCAATGAAGTACCAGATAGCTTAAAAGAATTATCTACAGAATTAAAGAAAGAAAATGAACAACAAGTAGAAAGACCCTCAATGGAATTGTTTAaagcaatatttgaaaattccgACGAATCATCAGATGAAGATAGTGACtcagaaaatgataatttacaaACTAAAAATGACAAACCAAACACTGCTACACTTCTAGGACAATTTCAAAAGCCGGTAGTGGACAATTCAGTTTTAAATGATTCTTTGGGGTCTCGGACAGAGCATACATCGCCCAAAATATCTGCTGATGTTCATCGTCCAGCTTTTCATAAATTTTCCTCAAAATCTATTCGCGAAAAAAAGAGTCCGCTACATGAAAGTGCTAATGATTCTTCAGTCAATGAAACTTCTATGACTCTTGAGATCGAAACTACAGATAGCTCCTTTGGTCCAGCATTGCCTCCAGTGAAAATTCCAAAACTGTGGAATTCAACAG ATCCGGAAGTGTTAAAGCCAAAGAAATCAAAGAAGAGCAAACACAAAAAG GTCAAGAAACATAAAAAGAAAAGGCACAAATAA
- the LOC120330054 gene encoding G patch domain-containing protein 1-like isoform X2: protein MSSSDENEFPLVKYGTPLEEIEETDIPKKPIAVHEQVVTDEQGRRRFHGAFTGGFSAGYYNTVDTKEGWKPSTFKSSRSDRTKKQNYAPEDFMDDEDKSEYGIAPEKIVPQSIFSDTKKDQQSLKRKENFTNNATMLLGLNMLESLIVPVSNNIGVKLLQKMGWKPGQGIGPKVKRPKKTDFIPENITFAPEDTVPMSFIAKTNIFGLGYTGMDPKLALHDKKKKSSAISLRTKSGAKLSFAGQAFGVGAYEDEDQDIYAQDSMANYDMEMGEEKQDNSYGWTKPTKAIEGAKAYDSIMYIKKALEGFKKAEKLVKRKVYPPPLLPPDYNPHKRLELLQKSQKIRAVVSSNINFIQNLSNQDDKFNRLDPNQRGELLGEDGNQTEKSDQNKDPKSVFSLISSRDRERLERAKLGKQQVNEPDRSKRSALYEPFASNPAKQGRYKEYLSLLKDKKTDPYSKIEHDPNMTEWEREREKEEFTKASRFFQPLSATMSSRFTSESEELKYENEKEDSQKKAAKMKMFGLITRECVEWHPDPLLCKRFNVPNPYPNSDIVGIPGSNSDRTLEMFLHPDDFKRKKNSNLSQVKPIAYKDVSESQAKATGIISDTKNPPTFNKLSKSVSRWDKEAPAQGPKLNHENSSSNEFEKAHAPNEVPDSLKELSTELKKENEQQVERPSMELFKAIFENSDESSDEDSDSENDNLQTKNDKPNTATLLGQFQKPVVDNSVLNDSLGSRTEHTSPKISADVHRPAFHKFSSKSIREKKSPLHESANDSSVNETSMTLEIETTDSSFGPALPPVKIPKLWNSTDPEVLKPKKSKKSKHKKVKKHKKKRHK from the exons ATGTCCAGCTCAGACGAGAATGAATTTCCGTTGGTGAAATATGGAACACCCCTGGAAGAAATCGAGGAAACTG ACATTCCAAAGAAACCAATTGCTGTTCATGAGCAAGTTGTTACTGATGAGCAAGGACGTCGTCGTTTCCATGGAGCTTTTACTGGAGGATTTTCAGCAGGATATTACAACACCGTCGATACTAAAGAAGGATGGAAGCCTAGCACATTCAAATCTTCCCGAAGTGATCgaacaaaaaagcaaaattatGCTCCGGAAGATTTCATGGATGATGAG GACAAATCAGAGTATGGTATCGCTCCAGAGAAGATTGTACCACAGAGTATCTTCTCAGATACAAAGAAAGATCAGCAATCACTCAAACGAAaggaaaattttacaaataatgCAACTATGCTCCTTGGCCTTAATATGCTAGAATCATTGATTGTCCCCGTTAG TAACAACATTGGTGTTAAACTCCTTCAAAAAATGGGTTGGAAACCAGGTCAGGGTATTGGACCAAAAGTGAAGAGACCAAAAAAG ACTGATTTTATACCGGAGAATATAACTTTTGCACCTGAAGATACTGTGCCGATGAGTTTTATTGCAAAAACTAATATATTTGGTTTGGGATATACAGGAATGGATCCAAAACTCGCCTTGcatgataaaaagaaaaaatcgTCCGCCATTTCATTGCGAACAAAATCTGGAGCAAAGCTATCATTTGCTGGTCAG GCATTTGGTGTAGGAGCTTATGAAGATGAAGATCAAGATATATATGCACAAGATAGTATGGCCAACTATGATATGGAAATGGGAGAAGAGAAACAAGACAATTCTTATGGATGGACCAAGCCAACTAAAGCAATTGAAG GTGCCAAAGCTTACGATTCAATCATGTACATAAAGAAAGCATTGGAAGGATTTAAAAAAGCTGAGAAACTTGTCAAAAGAAAAGTTTATCCACCTCCTTTACTTCCACCAGACTACAACCCTCATAAACGTTTAGAACTTTTACAAAAAAGTCAGAAAATTAGAGCAGTTGTATCttcaaatataaactttatTCAAAACTTATCGAATCAAGATGACAAATTTAATAGACTAGATCCAAACCAACGTGGAGAACTGCTTGGAGAAGATGGAAATCAAACGGAAAAATCTGACCAAAATAAGGACCCGAAATCAGTGTTTTCTCTTATTTCTTCGAGAGATCGGGAAAGACTGGAAAGGGCAAAATTGGGAAAGCAGCAGGTAAATGAGCCGGATAGATCAAAAAGATCGGCTTTGTACGAACCTTTTGCGTCCAATCCTGCGAAACAAGGAAGATATAAAGAATATTTATCACTTCTGAAAGATAAAAAAACTG ATCCCTATTCTAAAATCGAGCATGATCCGAACATGACAGAATGGGAACGAGAACGAGAAAAAGAAGAATTTACAAAGGCATCCAGATTTTTTCAACCTTTATCTGCAACAATGTCATCAAGATTCACATCTGAATCTGAagaattaaaatatgaaaatgag aaagaaGATTCTCAAAAGAAAGCtgcaaaaatgaaaatgttcGGATTAATAACTAGGGAATGTGTGGAATGGCACCCTGATCCACTTCTATGTAAAAGATTCAATGTACCGAATCCGTATCCCAA CTCTGACATTGTTGGTATACCTGGTTCAAATTCTGATCGTACGCTCGAGATGTTTCTGCATCCTGatgattttaaaagaaaaaagaatTCTAATTTATCTCAAGTGAAGCCTATCGCTTACAAAGATGTTTCTGAATCGCAAGCTAAGGCAACTGGTATTATTAGTGACACTAAAAATCCACCTACGTTTAATAAACTTTCGAAAAGTGTTTCAAGATGGGACAAAGAAGCTCCAGCACAAGGCCCGAAACTAAATCATGAAAATT CATCttcaaatgaatttgaaaaagcaCATGCACCCAATGAAGTACCAGATAGCTTAAAAGAATTATCTACAGAATTAAAGAAAGAAAATGAACAACAAGTAGAAAGACCCTCAATGGAATTGTTTAaagcaatatttgaaaattccgACGAATCATCAGATGAAGATAGTGACtcagaaaatgataatttacaaACTAAAAATGACAAACCAAACACTGCTACACTTCTAGGACAATTTCAAAAGCCGGTAGTGGACAATTCAGTTTTAAATGATTCTTTGGGGTCTCGGACAGAGCATACATCGCCCAAAATATCTGCTGATGTTCATCGTCCAGCTTTTCATAAATTTTCCTCAAAATCTATTCGCGAAAAAAAGAGTCCGCTACATGAAAGTGCTAATGATTCTTCAGTCAATGAAACTTCTATGACTCTTGAGATCGAAACTACAGATAGCTCCTTTGGTCCAGCATTGCCTCCAGTGAAAATTCCAAAACTGTGGAATTCAACAG ATCCGGAAGTGTTAAAGCCAAAGAAATCAAAGAAGAGCAAACACAAAAAG GTCAAGAAACATAAAAAGAAAAGGCACAAATAA